The Litchfieldia alkalitelluris genome has a window encoding:
- a CDS encoding quaternary amine ABC transporter ATP-binding protein, whose protein sequence is MEENHIKIKVSDVTKIFGKSSKKALQLLKEGKSKDQILKETGSTVGVNRASFEVKSGEIFVIMGLSGSGKSTLVRLLNRLIEPTIGQVQIDGKDVVKMNKEELREVRRKKISMVFQKFALFPHRTVLENTEYGLEIQDVEKVERNKKALEALELVGLKGYENQYPSQLSGGMQQRVGLARALANDPDVLLMDEAFSALDPLIRKDMQDELLELQSTMEKTIVFITHDLDEALRIGDRIALMKDGNIVQIGTPEEILMNPSNEYVQRFVEDVDLSKVLTAGHVLKRAETVQVDKGPRVALQLMKGLGISSIYVVDKQQTLLGAITAKDASKAADENRSLSEFLEKDINVVGTETLLIDLFEKVSSSNIPVAVTDEKNRLKGILIKGAVIGALTGNEQYINEIVQPEVAIAKEVM, encoded by the coding sequence ATGGAAGAAAACCATATAAAAATAAAGGTTAGTGACGTAACCAAGATTTTTGGGAAATCTTCAAAGAAGGCATTACAGTTATTAAAAGAAGGAAAATCAAAGGATCAAATTTTAAAGGAAACAGGCTCAACAGTTGGGGTTAATCGAGCATCCTTTGAAGTGAAGTCTGGCGAGATATTCGTCATTATGGGTTTATCTGGAAGTGGTAAATCTACCTTAGTTCGCTTACTTAATCGTCTGATTGAACCAACAATCGGTCAAGTCCAAATAGATGGTAAAGATGTAGTGAAGATGAATAAGGAAGAATTAAGGGAAGTTAGAAGAAAGAAAATAAGTATGGTCTTTCAGAAGTTCGCATTGTTTCCACATAGAACAGTGCTTGAGAACACTGAATATGGGTTAGAGATTCAGGATGTTGAAAAGGTCGAGAGAAATAAAAAAGCATTAGAGGCATTAGAACTAGTAGGACTTAAGGGTTACGAAAATCAATACCCTAGTCAGCTAAGTGGTGGAATGCAGCAACGTGTGGGATTAGCTAGAGCGCTGGCAAATGATCCTGATGTTCTTTTAATGGACGAAGCTTTTAGCGCATTGGATCCGTTGATACGAAAAGATATGCAGGATGAGTTGCTAGAATTACAATCGACGATGGAAAAAACGATTGTGTTTATTACCCATGATTTAGATGAAGCCCTTCGTATTGGTGACAGAATTGCGCTTATGAAGGATGGCAACATCGTACAAATCGGAACACCTGAAGAAATATTAATGAATCCTTCAAATGAATATGTTCAGAGATTCGTAGAGGATGTAGATCTATCGAAGGTTCTGACTGCTGGGCATGTGTTAAAACGTGCTGAGACCGTTCAAGTGGATAAAGGTCCACGTGTCGCACTCCAACTAATGAAGGGTCTAGGAATCTCATCTATCTATGTGGTAGATAAGCAACAGACTCTGCTCGGTGCAATTACGGCAAAAGATGCTTCAAAAGCAGCGGATGAAAATCGTTCATTAAGTGAATTCTTAGAGAAGGATATAAATGTAGTTGGAACAGAAACGTTATTAATTGATTTATTTGAAAAAGTGTCGTCATCAAATATTCCTGTTGCGGTGACAGATGAAAAAAATCGATTAAAAGGGATCCTCATTAAAGGTGCTGTAATCGGTGCGCTTACGGGTAACGAGCAATATATAAATGAAATTGTTCAACCCGAAGTAGCAATCGCTAAGGAGGTGATGTAA
- a CDS encoding GbsR/MarR family transcriptional regulator: MQENEQLDRTRTMVIDAIAQNMNLYGIPPSAGRLYGLLFYSDKPLTLDEMKDELGMSKTSMSTSVRSLLDLNMVEKVWVKGERKDLYTIKEDWYQCFFDYFTIKWRTAITMNSGAMEKSIAKLEEIINTPNTSEEIRKQAQIDIKKLEERLDYYDWQNRLIDSFETKEILNFIPINKKEE, from the coding sequence TTGCAAGAAAATGAACAATTAGATAGAACAAGGACGATGGTTATAGATGCAATTGCTCAAAATATGAATCTTTATGGAATTCCCCCCTCCGCTGGACGTTTATACGGCCTCCTTTTTTATTCAGATAAACCGCTTACACTTGACGAAATGAAAGACGAGCTCGGGATGAGTAAAACAAGTATGAGTACTTCGGTAAGAAGCTTACTCGATTTAAATATGGTTGAAAAGGTTTGGGTAAAGGGTGAAAGGAAGGATCTATATACAATCAAGGAAGACTGGTATCAGTGCTTTTTTGATTACTTCACCATTAAATGGAGAACAGCCATTACGATGAATAGCGGTGCGATGGAAAAATCGATTGCTAAATTAGAGGAAATTATTAATACCCCAAACACATCTGAAGAAATCCGTAAGCAAGCCCAAATAGATATCAAAAAGCTAGAAGAAAGACTTGATTATTACGATTGGCAGAACAGACTCATTGATAGCTTTGAGACAAAGGAAATATTAAACTTTATTCCAATTAATAAGAAGGAAGAATAG
- a CDS encoding IDEAL domain-containing protein produces the protein MTNDRKYTIYQEWYFLIVINEQWTFYIAVEDLNQYYREEQILSILDIELKINHIQYQINEALDRNNKEKFLSYSTKLNEFKQLKMGHDKYINRLESVNFL, from the coding sequence GTGACTAATGATAGAAAATATACAATATATCAAGAATGGTATTTTTTAATCGTGATTAATGAGCAGTGGACCTTTTATATAGCAGTAGAAGATTTAAATCAATACTACAGGGAAGAACAAATTTTATCTATTTTAGATATCGAATTAAAGATAAACCATATACAATACCAAATCAATGAAGCTCTTGACCGTAATAATAAAGAGAAATTCTTAAGTTATTCGACTAAATTAAATGAATTTAAGCAATTAAAGATGGGACATGACAAGTATATAAATCGACTTGAATCAGTAAATTTCTTGTAG
- a CDS encoding WD40/YVTN/BNR-like repeat-containing protein, with amino-acid sequence MKKLMSATAVTKSKQGRSLLATERTIRDLKCSNHHIFGVGDDGLFIFSDDDGESWAVRRFPTKASIWSITTNSRGLVITHGEKVLYISTNSGKSWTPYYPFQFSNAPSIRSLCLYKNQLFIGTKIHPIYGGVWCFDLHDKSTILIKKVPKQMISSMITINNQLVVATGSCRSDVGRIEVCNMSQSIMEASWEQCFGYVNQSFLDLNESEGIIYATTTQNLMDLVPFLKFV; translated from the coding sequence GTGAAGAAACTAATGAGCGCAACAGCAGTCACGAAGTCTAAGCAGGGTCGTAGTTTACTTGCAACAGAAAGAACAATTCGCGATTTAAAATGTAGTAATCATCATATTTTCGGTGTTGGTGATGATGGTTTATTTATTTTCAGTGATGATGATGGAGAAAGTTGGGCTGTAAGAAGGTTTCCTACAAAAGCATCTATTTGGAGTATAACAACTAATTCAAGAGGTCTAGTGATCACACATGGTGAGAAGGTCTTATATATTTCAACGAATTCAGGAAAATCATGGACACCTTACTATCCGTTTCAATTTTCAAATGCTCCTTCTATTCGTTCTTTATGTTTATATAAAAATCAGTTATTTATTGGCACTAAAATTCATCCAATCTATGGAGGAGTTTGGTGCTTTGATTTACATGATAAGAGCACAATACTTATAAAGAAGGTACCAAAACAAATGATATCGTCCATGATTACGATAAATAATCAATTGGTGGTGGCAACTGGATCGTGTCGGAGTGATGTAGGGAGAATAGAAGTCTGCAACATGTCTCAGTCAATTATGGAAGCGTCGTGGGAGCAGTGCTTTGGGTATGTAAACCAAAGCTTCTTAGACTTGAACGAAAGTGAAGGGATTATTTACGCCACTACTACACAAAATCTCATGGATTTAGTACCATTTCTAAAGTTTGTATAA
- a CDS encoding flavodoxin, which produces MAKIVIAFASMSGNTEEIADLLKVSIEPFEHEIDLAEIEHMDVNDLLQYDGILIGSYTWGDGDLPYETEDFYEDLLSIDLTGKKAAVFGSGDHAYPKFCAVVDLFEERLKECNAELIQEGLKVELTPDTQEEIDECVDFAVNFASQIGE; this is translated from the coding sequence ATGGCTAAAATTGTAATCGCATTTGCAAGCATGTCCGGAAATACAGAGGAGATTGCAGATTTATTGAAGGTAAGTATTGAGCCTTTTGAACATGAAATTGATTTAGCGGAAATTGAGCATATGGATGTAAATGATCTTCTTCAGTATGATGGTATATTAATTGGTTCCTATACATGGGGAGATGGAGATTTGCCATACGAGACGGAAGATTTCTATGAGGATCTTTTGTCGATTGATTTAACAGGTAAAAAAGCAGCTGTGTTTGGATCTGGTGACCATGCATACCCCAAATTTTGTGCTGTGGTCGATTTGTTTGAAGAACGACTAAAGGAATGTAATGCAGAGCTTATTCAGGAAGGGCTTAAGGTAGAGTTAACACCAGACACGCAAGAAGAGATAGATGAGTGTGTAGATTTTGCTGTAAACTTTGCTAGTCAAATAGGAGAGTAG